The Equus quagga isolate Etosha38 chromosome 2, UCLA_HA_Equagga_1.0, whole genome shotgun sequence genome has a window encoding:
- the LOC124235994 gene encoding uncharacterized protein LOC124235994 yields MLNMCETQEIRKEREAEKNGHWGSSWEYEDCGSLRKADPTMLDGVYREGDLRSRYRTTGRIRPYRKRHCGYWDFEQSEPSYADYEEAKESGKDYLYHGSVIHGREGYRNSENIDDGNLSPGTENNSLKGSPDVTWKGGGYREVNGSIDPKNLNYSPEDSEETEEWTGCRDLDDSLGNFGQPQNWHMYHRNFNDNLEDCKETNFSSRDFNDLYDIPENYTNGHSVDFPDLKGVSEGKEFVKNYEDDRNVYQNDKVYPKSKTHAMDQSNFETENKGNDTLFANCEYKFQNYRGTGSLCPMKNVEYNGLNRPGMMALGGRGIPLDGLQNPRTRGDQGERCGIPQGPSLEKSTWHLEKERKFNRPETWKRNSCLRRTAPSTLRRSEFVQNRKRTQDIRGKEDVTCFMEGSFLDIQKS; encoded by the exons ATGCTGAATATGTGTGAAACCCAagagattagaaaagaaagagaagcagagaagaatgGGCACTGGGGCTCCAGCTGGGAGTATGAAGACTGCGGGAGTCTACGGAAGGCGGACCCTACAATGCTGGACGGAGTTTACAGAGAAGGTGACTTGCGTTCCAGATACCGGACCACGGGGCGGATCCGGCCCTACAGAAAAAGGCATTGTGGATATTGGGATTTTGAGCAGAGTGAACCAAGCTACGCGGACTATGAGGAAGCGAAGGAAAGTGGAAAGGACTATTTGTACCATGGAAGTGTGATTCATGGAAGAGAGGGTTATAGGAATTCAGAAAATATAGATGATGGGAACCTGAGCCCTGGGACTGAGAATAATTCGCTTAAAGGAAGCCCAGATGTAACCTGGAAAGGTGGAGGATACAGGGAGGTGAACGGCTCCATAGATCCTAAGAATCTGAATTAtagtcctgaggactcagaagaAACTGAAGAGTGGACTGGCTGCAGGGATCTGGATGATTCTTTGGGGAATTTTGGTCAACCTCAAAACTGGCACATGTACCACAGGAATTTTAATGATAATCTTGAAGATTGTAAAGAAACTAATTTTTCTTCTAGAGACTTCAACGATTTATATGATATTCCTGAGAATTATACTAATGGTCACTCTGTGGACTTCCCAGATTTGAAGGGTGTCAGTGAAGGTAAGGAATTTGTCAAAAACTATGAAGATGACAGGAATGTTTATCAAAATGATAAAGTCTATCCCAAATCAAAGACTCATGCCATGGATCAAAGTAACtttgagacagaaaataaaggcAATGATACTCTATTTGCAAACTGTGAGTATAAATTTCAGAATTACAGAGGCACAGGTTCTCTCTGTCCGATGAAGAATGTGGAGTATAATGGCCTTAACAGACCGGGGATGATGGCACTTGGGGGCAGAGGGATCCCCCTGGATGGTCTGCAGAATCCCCGGACTAGGGGGGACCAAGGAGAACGTTGTGGCATTCCTCAGGGCCCTTCATTAGAGAAGAGCACCTGGcatttagagaaagagagaaaattcaatCGCCCAGAGACTTGGAAAAGGAATAGTTGCCTTCGCCGCACAGCACCCAGCACCCTGAGACGCTCAGAATTTGTGCAAAACAGGAAGAGAACTCAAG ACATTAGAGGAAAAGAAGACGTAACTTGTTTTATGGAGGGTTCCTTCCTTGACATTCAGAAATCTTAA